A genomic stretch from Ammospiza nelsoni isolate bAmmNel1 chromosome 32, bAmmNel1.pri, whole genome shotgun sequence includes:
- the LOC132085730 gene encoding keratin, type II cytoskeletal 1-like, with protein sequence MSRQSVCFGAGGRKGFSSCSAVGGGFGGGGGRSKISYSSYSSSRGGSGGGHCGGFSSRSLHSTGGSRRIAMGGCYGGGGYGGRMGGLGGGMSCGGMGGGGMGGGGMGMGGFGGGMGGGAGMGGFGGGMGGGAGMGGFGGGMGGGGMGGMGGFGGPGFSGGIQPVQVDPSLLRPVHVEIDPQIQQVKNQEKEQIKTLNNQFASFIDKVRFLEQQNKVLSTKWELLQQQGPSGPRKNLDVIFENYIQNLRRQLESILAQRGQLESELQNMRQYVEEFKTKYEEEINRRTAAENEFVVLKKDVDCAYMTKVELEAKVGALTDEINFLRCIYEEELSQMQTISRDLSVVVSMDNNRHLDLDSIIEEVRRQYEQIAQSSRAEAEAWYQSRYEELQNTAGKHGDNLRNTKMEIQELTRNVQRLRAEIENVKKQNQQLQAAIAEAEERGEMAIKDARRKLEELECALNKDKEELARLLKEYQELLNTKIALDVEIAMYRKLLEGEENRLCNDSMSNVNVSVVGKTTVSGGRGGMGGGFGGSGMGGGFGGSGMGGGFGGGSCGMGGGFGGGSGMGGGMGGGGICGGGSSFGGGSMGGSCGMGGGMHSGGFSSGSGRMCGSGGGSSSVRRCVTTTSVKSSGVRFSLRKRSEGMAGAQLPVEFYLEETTVTPGEAVMSRQSVCRSFGVGSKRGFSSCSAVGGGFGGGGRSRISYSSFSTSRGIGGGGHCAGFSSRSLHNLGGSTRISMGSSYGSGYGCRIGGFGGGFPGGFGGIGGGVIGGGMGGFCGPIRGGPGFPGGIQPVQVDPTLLRPVHVDIDPQIQQVKCQEKEQIKTLNNQFASFIDKVRFLEQQNKVLSTKWELLQQQGPSGPRKNLDVIFENYIQNLRRRLDSLLGQRGQLESELQNMRQYVEEFKTKYEEEINRRTAAENEFVVLKKDVDCAYMTKVELEAKVGALTDEINFLRCIYEEELSQMQTISRDLSVVVSMDNNRHLDLDSIIEEVRRQYEQIAQNSRAEAEAWYQSRYEELQSTAGRHGDNLRNTKIEIQELSRNVQRLRTEIENVKKQNHHLQSAIAEAEERGEMATKDARRKLEELECALSKDKEELARLLKEYQELLNIKIALDVEIAMYRKLLEGEENRLCLENPSNVNVSVVGRSTVCGGRSASNGLSAGGVCTVGGPNIIGGSCGMGAGILSGGFSSGSGRMCSTAGGSFMAGGGSSSVRRCVTTTTVKSSGVKY encoded by the exons ATGTCTCGTCAGTCTGTCTGCTTTGGAGCTGGGGGGAGAAAGGgattcagctcctgctctgctgtcgGTGGTGGATTTGGAGGCGGTGGTGGCCGGAGCAAGATCAGCTACAGCTCGTACTCCTCATCCCGGGGAGGAAGTGGAGGAGGACACTGTGGGGGGTTCAGTAGCCGGAGCCTCCATAGCACAGGGGGCAGCAGAAGGATTGCCATGGGCGGATGTTATGGTGGTGGTGGATACGGTGGCAGGATGGGTGGCCTTGGTGGAGGAATGAGCTGTGGAGGCATGGGTGGTGGTGGAATGGGTGGTGGAGGAATGGGAATGGGTGGCTTTGGTGGTGGAATGGGTGGTGGGGCAGGAATGGGTGGCTTTGGTGGTGGAATGGGTGGTGGGGCAGGAATGGGTGGCTTTGGTGGTGGAATGGGCGGTGGGGGAATGGGTGGAATGGGCGGCTTTGGTGGTCCAGGCTTCTCTGGAGGCATCCAGCCGGTGCAAGTTGACCCCAGCCTCCTGCGTCCGGTCCATGTTGAGATCGACCCCCAGATCCAGCAAGTTAAAAaccaggagaaggagcagatcAAGACCCTGAACAACCAGTTTGCCTCCTTCATCGACAAG GTCCgattcctggagcagcagaacaaGGTGCTCTCCACCAagtgggagctgctccagcagcaaggGCCATCGGGGCCCAGGAAGAACCTGGATGTCATCTTTGAGAACTACATCCAGAACCTGCGGAGGCAGCTGGAATCAATCCTGGCGCAGCGGGGCCAGCTGGAATCGGAGCTGCAGAACATGAGGCAGTACGTGGAGGAGTTCAAAACCAA GTATGAGGAGGAGATCAACCGTCGCACGGCTGCTGAGAACGAGTTTGTGGTGCTGAAGAAG GATGTGGACTGTGCCTACATGACCAAAGTTGAGCTGGAAGCCAAGGTGGGAGCTCTGACAGACGAAATCAACTTCCTGAGGTGCATCTACGAGGAG GAGCTGTCTCAGATGCAGACGATCAGCCGGGACCTGTCCGTGGTGGTGTCCATGGACAACAACCGGCACCTGGACCTGGACAGCATCATCGAGGAGGTCCGGCGCCAGTACGAGCAGATTGCCCAGAGCAGCCGGGCTGAGGCTGAGGCCTGGTACCAGAGCCGG TATGAAGAGCTCCAgaacactgcaggaaaacacgGGGACAACCTCCGCAACACCAAGATGGAGATCCAGGAGCTGACCAGGAATGTCCAGAGGCTGCGGGCTGAGATTGAGAATGTGAAGAAGCAG AACCAGCAGCTTCAGGCAGCCATCGCTGAGGCTGAGGAGAGGGGCGAGATGGCCATCAAGGATGCCAGGAGGAAGCTGGAAGAGCTGGAATGTGCCCTGAACAAGGACAAGGAGGAGCTGGCTCGCCTGCTGAAGGAgtaccaggagctgctgaacaCCAAAATTGCACTGGATGTTGAGATTGCCATGTACAGGAAGCTcctggagggagaggagaacaG GCTGTGCAACGACAGCATGTCCAACGTCAATGTCT CTGTGGTAGGCAAGACGACTGTctctggaggcagaggaggcaTGGGAGGAGGATTCGGAGGCAGCGGCATGGGAGGAGGATTCGGAGGCAGCGGCATGGGAGGAGGATTCGGAGGCGGCAGCTGCGGAATGGGAGGAGGATTCGGAGGCGGCAGCGGCATGGGAGGAGGAATGGGAGGAGGCGGCATCTGcggaggaggcagcagctttgGAGGAGGCAGCATGGGCGGCAGCTGTGGGATGGGGGGAGGAATGCATTCCGGTGGCTTCTCCTCTGGAAGCGGAAGGATGTGCGGCTCTGGCGGGGGATCCTCCTCCGTGCGGAGATGCGTCACCACCACCTCGGTCAAATCTTCGGGAGTGAGATT ctcctTGCGCAAGAGATCTGAGGGCATGGCTGGAGCCCAGCTGCCTGTCGAGTTTTACCTGGAGGAGACTACAGTGACTCCAG GAGAAGCAGTCATGTCTCGTCAGTCTGTCTGCAGAAGCTTCGGAGTTGGGAGCAAAAGGGgattcagctcctgctctgctgttggTGGTGGCTTTGGAGGCGGCGGCCGGAGCAGGATCAGCTACAGCTCATTCTCCACATCCAGGGGGATTGGAGGTGGCGGACACTGTGCAGGATTCAGCAGCCGGAGCCTCCACAACCTGGGTGGCAGCACAAGGATTTCCATGGGCAGCTCATACGGCAGTGGCTACGGTTGTAGAATTGGTGGCTTTGGTGGAGGATTTCCAGGAGGATTCGGTGGCATTGGAGGAGGTGTCATTGGTGGAGGAATGGGTGGCTTTTGTGGCCCCATCAGAGGTGGCCCCGGGTTCCCTGGAGGCATCCAGCCGGTGCAGGTGGACCCAACCCTCCTGCGGCCAGTCCACGTTGACATTGACCCTCAGATCCAGCAAGTGAAgtgccaggagaaggagcagatcAAGACTCTGAACAACCAGTTTGCCTCCTTCATTGACAAG GTCCgattcctggagcagcagaacaaGGTGCTCTCCACCAagtgggagctgctccagcagcaaggGCCGTCGGGGCCCAGGAAGAACCTGGATGTCATCTTTGAGAACTACATCCAGAACCTGCGGAGGAGGCTGGACTCTCTGCTGGGGCAGCGGGGCCAGCTGGAATCGGAGCTGCAGAACATGAGGCAGTACGTGGAGGAGTTCAAAACCAA GTATGAGGAGGAGATCAACCGTCGCACGGCTGCTGAGAACGAGTTTGTGGTGCTGAAGAAG GATGTGGACTGTGCCTACATGACCAAAGTTGAGCTGGAAGCCAAGGTGGGAGCTCTGACAGACGAAATCAACTTCCTGAGGTGCATCTACGAGGAG GAGCTGTCTCAGATGCAGACGATCAGCCGGGACCTGTCCGTGGTGGTGTCCATGGACAACAACCGGCACCTGGACCTGGACAGCATCATCGAGGAGGTCCGGCGCCAGTACGAGCAGATTGCCCAGAACAGCCGGGCTGAGGCTGAGGCCTGGTACCAGAGCCGG TATGAAGagctccagagcacagctggccGGCATGGGGACAACCTCCGCAACACCAAGATTGAGATCCAGGAGTTGTCCAGGAATGTCCAGAGGCTGCGGACAGAGATTGAGAACGTGAAGAAGCAG AACCATCATCTGCAGTCAGCCATTGCTGAGGCTGAAGAGAGGGGGGAGATGGCCACCAAGGATGCCAGGAGGAAGCTGGAAGAGCTGGAATGTGCTCTGAGCAAGGACAAGGAGGAGCTGGCTCGCCTGCTGAAGGAgtaccaggagctgctgaacaTCAAGATCGCACTGGATGTTGAGATTGCCATGTACAGGAAGCTcctggagggagaggagaacaG GCTCTGCTTAGAGAACCCCTCCAATGTGAATGTCT CTGTGGTGGGCAGAAGCACCGTGTGCGGAGGCAGATCTGCCAGCAATGGCCTGAGTGCAGGAGGCGTGTGCACGGTTGGTGGCCCGAACATCATTGGCGGCAGCTgcgggatgggagcagggatcCTCAGCGGAGGCTTCTCCTCCGGGAGCGGGAGgatgtgcagcactgcaggtggcagCTTCATGGCCGGGGGAGGCTCCTCCTCTGTGCGGAGATGCGTCACCACCACAACGGTCAAATCCTCCGGGGTCAAATACTGA
- the LOC132085696 gene encoding keratin, type II cytoskeletal 6C-like: protein MSRQSVCRSFGGGSRRGFSSCSAIGGGFGGGGRSRSSYSSYSVSRGFGGGGRCGGFGSRSLHNMGGSARISMGGCYGGGYGSRMGGFGGSYGGLGSFGGGMGGGGGGGMCGFGGMGGGGMGGFGGGMGGFGGGMGGGGMGGFSGPGFGMGGPGRGGPGIQPVQIDTTLLRPVHVEIDPQIQQVKNQEKEQIKTLNNQFASFIDKVRFLEQQNKVLSTKWELLQQQGPSGPRKNLDVIFENYIQNLRRQLESILAQRGQLESELQNMQQYVEDYKTKYEEEINRRTTAENEFVVLKKDVDSAYMTKVELEARVGALTDEINFLRCIYEEELSQMQTISRDLSVVVSMDNNRHLDLDSIIEEVRRQYEQIAQSSRAEAEAWYQSQYEQLQSTAGRHGDNLRNTKIEIQELTRNIQRLRAEIENVKKQNQQLQAAIAEAEERGEMALKDARLKLEELESALQKDKEELARLLKEYQELLNTKIALDVEIAMYRKLLEGEENRLCNDSMANVNVSVVGRTTVSGGRGGMGGGFGGSGMGGGFGGSSMGGGMGGGGICGGGSSFGGGSMGGSCGMGGGMYSGGFSSGSGRMCGSGGGSSSVRRCVTTTSVKSSGVRF, encoded by the exons ATGTCTCGTCAGTCTGTCTGCAGGAGCTTTGGAGGGGGGAGCAGAAGGGGCTTTAGCTCCTGCTCTGCAATTGGCGGCGGCTTTGGAGGCGGCGGCCGGAGCAGGAGCAGCTACAGCTCGTACTCTGTGTCCAGGGGATTCGGAGGTGGAGGGCGCTGCGGGGGCTTCGGCAGCCGGAGCCTCCACAACATGGGGGGCAGCGCCAGGATTTCCATGGGCGGGTGCTACGGTGGCGGGTACGGCAGCAGGATGGGCGGCTTTGGCGGGAGCTACGGGGGTCTCGGCAGCTTTGGGGGTGGAatgggtggaggaggaggaggaggaatgtgtGGCTTTGGAGGAATGGGTGGAGGAGGAATGGGTGGCTTTGGTGGTGGGATGGGTGGCTTTGGTGGTGGAATGGGTGGTGGAGGAATGGGTGGCTTTAGTGGCCCAGGCTTTGGCATGGGTGGACCTGGGAGAGGTGGCCCTGGGATCCAGCCAGTGCAGATTGACACGACCCTCCTGCGCCCGGTCCATGTTGAGATTGATCCCCAGATCCAGCAAGTTAAAAaccaggagaaggagcagatcAAGACCCTGAACAACCAGTTTGCCTCCTTCATTGACAAG GTCCgattcctggagcagcagaacaaGGTGCTCTCCACCAagtgggagctgctccagcagcaaggGCCATCGGGGCCCAGGAAGAACCTGGATGTCATCTTTGAGAACTACATCCAGAACCTGCGGAGGCAGCTGGAATCAATCCTGGCGCAGCGGGGCCAGCTGGAATCGGAGCTGCAGAACATGCAGCAGTACGTGGAGGATTACAAAACCAA GTATGAGGAAGAGATCAACCGGCGCACGACAGCTGAGAATGAGTTTGTGGTGCTGAAGAAG GATGTGGACAGTGCCTACATGACCAAAGTCGAGCTGGAAGCCAGGGTGGGAGCTCTGACAGATGAAATCAACTTCCTGAGGTGCATCTACGAGGAG GAGCTGTCTCAGATGCAGACGATCAGCCGGGACCTGTCCGTGGTGGTGTCCATGGACAACAACCGGCACCTGGACCTGGACAGCATCATCGAGGAGGTCCGGCGCCAGTACGAGCAGATTGCCCAGAGCAGCCGGGCTGAGGCTGAGGCCTGGTACCAGAGCCAG TAcgagcagctccagagcacgGCCGGCCGGCATGGGGACAACCTCCGCAACACCAAGATTGAGATCCAGGAGCTGACCAGGAATATCCAGAGGCTGCGGGCTGAGATTGAGAATGTGAAGAAGCAG AATCaacagctgcaggcagccattGCTGAGGCTGAGGAGAGGGGGGAGATGGCTCTCAAAGATGCCAGGTTGAAGCTGGAAGAGCTGGAGAGTGCCCTGCAGAAGGACAAGGAGGAGCTGGCTCGCCTGCTGAAGGAgtaccaggagctgctgaacaCCAAAATTGCACTGGATGTTGAGATTGCCATGTACAGGAAGCTcctggagggagaggagaacaG GCTCTGCAACGACAGCATGGCCAACGTCAATGTCT CTGTGGTAGGCAGGACGACTGTctctggaggcagaggaggcaTGGGAGGAGGATTCGGAGGCAGCGGCATGGGAGGAGGATTCGGAGGCAGCAGCATGGGAGGAGGAATGGGAGGAGGCGGCATCTGcggaggaggcagcagctttgGAGGAGGCAGCATGGGCGGCAGCTGTGGGATGGGGGGAGGAATGTATTCCGGTGGCTTCTCCTCTGGAAGCGGAAGGATGTGCGGCTCTGGCGGGGGATCCTCCTCCGTGCGGAGATGCGTCACCACCACCTCGGTCAAATCTTCGGGAGTGAGATTCTGA
- the LOC132085698 gene encoding keratin, type II cytoskeletal 4-like, translating into MSRQSCALGKGFSSSSVCFGGKSKVTFGAMPRGGCRGAAGGFSSRSLYSLGGSKSTSLGGFGGAGGACRGFGGQGGFGFGAGAGFGGGYGAGGFGGGPGCGFGGGFDGGMGGQGYPPCPPGGIREVTINQSLLAPLNLEIDPEIQKVRTQEREEIKKLNDKFASFIDKVRFLEQQNRVLETKWKLLQEQGGAGTGGRNLDPFFETYISGLRKQLDCLSSEKHQLDTELKSFQDMVEDFKTKYEEEINKRTAAENEFVLLKKDVDGVYMAKVELQGKLDSLSDEINFLKCLYEAELAQMQKTVSDTSVVLSMDNNRSLDLDSIIAEVKAQYEEIANRSRLEAESWYRCKYEELQATAGKHGDSLKDTKTEISELNRMIQRIRAEIDSVKKQCETIQTSIADAEQRGEVALKDARDKLAELETALQKAKADMARQLREYQELMNVKLALDVEIATYRKLLEGEECRMSGECQSSVSISVVGGSSSVGGGYGSGLCLGGGGIGFGSGKGSCNTGGAGLCFSLGGGGFGSGGGFCSLGGGSNSVVVGGSGSILKNSGPTRRA; encoded by the exons ATGTCTCGCCAGTCCTGCGCTCTTGGCAAGGGGTTCAGCTCCAGCTCCGTGTGCTTCGGGGGCAAGAGCAAGGTCACGTTTGGCGCCATGCCCCGTGGAGGATGCCGGGGAGCTGCCGGCGGcttcagcagcaggagcctctATTCCCTGGGGGGCAGTAAAAGCACCTCcttgggaggatttgggggggcTGGTGGTGCCTGCAGAGGCTTTGGTGGCCAAGGAGGCTTCGGCTTTGGGGCCggagcaggatttgggggtgGCTATGGTGCAGGGGGCTTTGGTGGAGGCCCTGGCTGTGGCTTTGGTGGAGGATTTGACGGTGGGATGGGGGGCCAGGGCTACCCCCCATGCCCCCCAGGCGGCATCAGGGAGGTGACCATCAACCAGAGCCTGCTGGCCCCCCTCAATCTCGAGATTGACCCCGAGATCCAGAAGGTTCGGACACAGGAGCGGGAGGAGATCAAGAAACTCAACGACAAATTTGCCTCCTTCATCGACAAG GTCCggttcctggagcagcagaaccGAGTCCTGGAGACCAAGtggaagctgctgcaggaacagggcgGTGCAGGAACAGGGGGCAGGAACCTGGACCCTTTCTTTGAGACCTACATCAGTGGGCTGAGGaagcagctggattgtctctcCAGTGAGAAGCACCAGCTGGACACAGAGCTGAAGAGCTTCCAGGACATGGTGGAGGACTTCAAGACAAA GTACGAGGAAGAGATAAACAAAAGGACGGCAGCTGAGAATGAATTTGTGCTCCTGAAGAAG GACGTGGATGGAGTCTACATGGCCAAGGTGGAACTCCAGGGTAAACTGGATTCTCTGTCGGATGAGATCAACTTCCTCAAGTGTCTTTACGAGGCC gagctggcccAGATGCAGAAGACGGTGTCCGACACCTCGGTGGTGCTGTCCATGGACAACAACCGGAGCCTGGACCTGGACAGCATCATCGCCGAGGTGAAGGCGCAGTACGAGGAGATCGCCAACCGCAGCCGGCTGGAGGCCGAGTCCTGGTACCGGTGCAAG tatgaggagctgcaggcaacCGCAGGCAAGCATGGAGACAGCCTCAAGGACACCAAGACCGAGATCTCAGAGCTCAACCGCATGATCCAGAGGATCCGGGCTGAGATCGACAGTGTGAAGAAGCAG TGTGAGACCATTCAGACGTCGATTGCGGATGCAGAGCAGCGTGGGGAGGTGGCTCTCAAGGATGCCAGGGATAAACTGGCCGAGCTGGagacagccctgcagaaagCCAAGGCTGACATGGCCCGGCAGCTCCGGGAGTACCAGGAGCTCATGAATGTCAAACTGGCCCTGGATGTGGAGATTGCGACCTACAGGAAGCTGCTGGAGGGCGAGGAGTGCAG GATGTCTGGAGAATGCCAGAGCTCTGTCAGCATCT CCGTGGTGGGCGGCAGCAGCTCCGTGGGAGGTGGATATGGCAGCGGACTGTgccttggaggaggaggaattggCTTTGGAAGTGGGAAAGGCAGCTGCAACACGGGCGGTGCTGGTTTATGCTTCAGCCTGGGTGGGGGTGGATTTGGTTCTGGGGGTGGATTTTGCTCCCTGGGTGGGGGATCTAACTCGGTGGTGGTGGGGGGATCTGGCTCCATCCTGAAGAACAGTGGCCCCACCAGGAGGGCATAG